A section of the Spirosoma pollinicola genome encodes:
- a CDS encoding ABC transporter ATP-binding protein, protein MAKSEIPHTKPADTKEQVSWRERFAALGNLPAFFKLVWEVSPGLFLGNAALRLIRAAIPAATLYVGKLIIDQVVALSKQSATEDTQYIWWLVGAEFGLAILSTALGRAVALMDSLLGDLFANQTSIQLMEHAATLDLEQFEDATFYDKLERARRQTSGRTVLLSGVFGQVQELISVGFLGAGLAVYNPWLLLLILVAVTPSFIGDNYFNQRSYSLSRSWTPERRELDYLRYIGASDETAKEVKIFGLSGFLIDRFKELSWGYYLKNRALAISRAGWGTLLTALGTAGYYGAYVWIVMRAISGQITLGDLTFLAGSFRQVRGSLEGILLQFSSLTQEAIYLQDLFDYFAIKPLIHSPKNIRPFPSPIREGFVFENVGFKYTNSERWALRNLSFTLQSGEKLALVGENGAGKTTLVKLLARLYDPAEGRILLDGYDLREYDLMELRRNIGVIFQDYTRFKMSAGVNIAVGDIDERTNQPRIETSAQRSLADTVIAKLAGGYDQQLGRSFGKGVELSGGEWQKVALGRAYMRDAQLIILDEPTAALDARAEYEVFQRFGQLTDGKSSVIISHRFSTVRMADRILVLENGTLLEIGSHYELLEKDGRYAELFGLQARGYQ, encoded by the coding sequence ATGGCAAAGTCTGAAATTCCACATACTAAACCCGCTGATACGAAGGAACAGGTAAGCTGGCGTGAACGCTTCGCGGCACTGGGCAATCTGCCCGCATTTTTTAAATTAGTCTGGGAAGTTTCGCCGGGGCTTTTCCTTGGCAATGCGGCCCTCCGCCTGATTCGGGCGGCTATTCCGGCGGCAACGCTCTATGTTGGCAAACTTATAATTGATCAGGTTGTAGCCCTTTCCAAACAGAGTGCGACCGAGGATACTCAGTACATCTGGTGGCTGGTTGGGGCTGAGTTTGGACTGGCTATTCTCTCAACTGCGCTAGGCAGGGCGGTGGCCCTGATGGACAGTTTACTGGGCGATCTGTTCGCCAACCAGACGTCTATTCAGCTAATGGAACACGCTGCCACGCTCGATCTGGAACAGTTTGAAGATGCTACTTTTTACGACAAACTCGAACGCGCCCGACGTCAGACAAGCGGCCGCACGGTGCTGCTTTCGGGTGTTTTCGGGCAGGTGCAGGAATTGATTTCGGTGGGTTTTCTGGGGGCTGGTCTGGCCGTCTATAATCCGTGGTTGTTACTGTTGATTCTGGTGGCCGTAACACCCTCGTTTATTGGGGATAACTACTTCAATCAACGTAGTTATTCACTATCCCGCTCCTGGACCCCCGAACGGCGCGAACTCGATTACCTCCGTTACATTGGCGCAAGTGATGAAACCGCAAAAGAGGTTAAGATTTTTGGTTTGTCAGGTTTCCTGATCGACCGATTCAAGGAATTGTCGTGGGGGTATTATCTAAAGAACCGGGCGTTGGCCATCAGCCGCGCAGGCTGGGGAACGTTGCTCACCGCGCTGGGAACGGCGGGCTATTATGGGGCTTATGTCTGGATTGTGATGCGAGCTATAAGCGGCCAAATAACACTGGGTGATCTGACATTTCTGGCGGGCTCATTTCGGCAGGTGAGGGGTTCGCTGGAGGGCATTTTGCTTCAGTTTAGCAGTCTCACTCAAGAGGCAATCTATTTGCAGGATTTGTTTGATTATTTCGCCATCAAGCCACTTATTCATTCGCCCAAAAATATACGTCCGTTCCCAAGTCCGATTCGCGAAGGGTTTGTGTTCGAGAACGTTGGCTTTAAGTACACCAATTCTGAACGCTGGGCTTTACGTAATCTCTCCTTCACACTTCAGTCAGGAGAGAAACTGGCACTCGTTGGCGAAAACGGCGCTGGTAAAACGACGCTTGTTAAGCTATTAGCTCGCCTTTATGACCCTGCTGAGGGCCGGATCCTTCTAGATGGTTATGATCTTCGAGAGTACGATCTGATGGAACTCCGACGCAATATCGGTGTCATTTTTCAGGATTATACGCGCTTCAAAATGTCGGCGGGAGTAAACATTGCTGTGGGTGATATTGACGAGCGTACAAATCAGCCCCGTATCGAAACCTCGGCGCAACGCAGTCTGGCCGATACGGTCATTGCTAAACTTGCTGGTGGCTACGATCAGCAACTGGGCCGCTCGTTTGGCAAAGGCGTTGAACTGTCGGGGGGTGAATGGCAGAAAGTAGCGCTGGGCCGGGCGTATATGCGCGATGCCCAGCTTATTATTCTGGATGAACCTACAGCCGCTCTCGATGCCCGCGCCGAGTACGAAGTTTTCCAGCGATTTGGCCAGTTGACGGACGGAAAATCGTCGGTCATTATTTCGCACCGGTTCAGCACCGTTCGCATGGCCGACCGGATTCTGGTACTGGAAAATGGTACCCTTCTCGAAATTGGCAGCCACTATGAACTGCTGGAAAAAGATGGCCGCTACGCCGAGCTGTTCGGCTTGCAGGCACGGGGTTATCAGTAG
- a CDS encoding thioredoxin fold domain-containing protein, whose amino-acid sequence MKLFVSGLTLLIFLIVTCELTAHNSSPIVSDQTGIVFFKGSWKDVLAEAKHQNKPVFLDVYTSWCPPCKRMAKEAFPNPKVGTKFNVHFINYQLDAEKGEGIQLAKQFAVASYPTALYIAPNGDLIYRAVGYSGINGMLDQADRMLDLPRLRTTLAKGDNDFVEGKRDLNFLRRYVKTRQSLNRPTHDVLDAYIDALPEHEQATSETLTYVAETLESSDTKAFGFLIKKRPLIRSSDLTSQQLVTTISDALARALTNDFKQACATTDEVLLEKTIRNSERNTASAESFGTQQQSQHQATANRYRLQFYKQTRNFVKYRTIAEPIAQQQLMVVSAGESTRLAADSATQQENAVAHSLYEIADTYRELGTSPADWQAAITWATRSIDLHRSHEYLNTYALLLYKLGQKEEAINAQKEAICEAEKVGRHTEQYKNELASMKGN is encoded by the coding sequence ATGAAATTATTCGTTTCAGGTCTAACGCTGCTCATCTTTCTGATTGTCACGTGTGAACTTACGGCTCACAATAGTAGTCCAATAGTCAGCGACCAAACGGGTATTGTCTTTTTCAAAGGTTCCTGGAAAGACGTGCTCGCCGAAGCCAAACACCAGAATAAACCCGTGTTTCTGGACGTCTATACAAGCTGGTGTCCACCCTGTAAACGCATGGCTAAGGAAGCGTTTCCCAATCCAAAGGTGGGGACAAAATTCAACGTCCATTTCATTAACTATCAGCTCGATGCCGAAAAAGGCGAAGGCATACAGTTAGCCAAACAATTTGCTGTGGCCAGCTATCCAACCGCGCTCTACATTGCGCCCAACGGCGATTTAATTTACAGAGCCGTGGGTTACAGTGGCATCAATGGGATGCTCGATCAGGCCGATCGTATGCTGGATCTGCCCCGATTGCGCACCACTCTCGCCAAAGGGGATAATGATTTTGTCGAGGGTAAGCGCGACTTGAATTTCCTGAGAAGGTACGTAAAAACACGTCAGAGCCTTAATCGGCCCACTCATGATGTGCTCGATGCCTATATCGACGCCTTGCCCGAGCATGAGCAGGCAACCAGCGAAACACTAACTTATGTTGCCGAAACACTCGAATCATCAGACACGAAGGCATTTGGTTTTTTGATAAAAAAGCGTCCATTGATACGCTCATCTGACCTAACCAGTCAACAGTTAGTAACAACTATTTCCGATGCGTTAGCCCGTGCGCTGACTAACGACTTTAAACAGGCCTGTGCTACTACAGACGAAGTGCTATTGGAAAAGACTATCCGAAACAGTGAGCGAAACACGGCATCGGCCGAATCATTCGGGACGCAGCAGCAGAGCCAGCATCAGGCTACAGCCAATCGTTACCGGCTACAATTTTATAAGCAAACCCGAAACTTTGTAAAATACCGGACCATTGCAGAACCTATCGCCCAACAGCAACTGATGGTTGTGTCGGCAGGTGAGTCCACCAGATTAGCTGCTGATTCAGCAACACAACAGGAAAATGCTGTGGCCCATTCGCTTTACGAAATTGCCGATACGTACCGCGAACTGGGCACTTCGCCGGCAGACTGGCAAGCTGCAATAACCTGGGCCACACGATCTATTGACCTACATCGTAGCCATGAGTACCTGAACACCTACGCGCTGTTGCTATACAAACTTGGCCAGAAAGAGGAAGCCATAAACGCACAGAAAGAAGCCATTTGCGAAGCCGAAAAAGTAGGTCGGCACACCGAACAGTATAAAAACGAACTGGCTAGTATGAAAGGAAATTAA
- a CDS encoding Hsp70 family protein has protein sequence MTTVSCGIDFGTSNTSVAIDKDGEISLVPVEQSHVTIPSAIFFQRTDNKGVYGRMAVNLFLDREQGRFMRSLKRVLGTSLMKQGTVVNGVSMNFSAIITSFLEHVKNKADLTAGQEIEHVIMGRPVHFVDNDPEADIRAQAELSVIAKRIGFKHIDFQFEPIAAAFAHEVRLSGEKLAIVVDLGGGTSDFTVIKLSNKYIHKPDRTSDILANTGVRVGGNDFDKELSLSAIMPELGYRSTYGDKNLEVPIKQYQDLAEWSKVNFLYTTKLIMQTRQILHQSHDKKRYSRLLNVLEHETGHTLLSAAEETKIALTDHQQHKALFDFIEEDFSITIKRDLFEKSIHGEVEKIAASARQCLQDAGVKKEDIDLVILTGGSTEVHSIQTEFKRLFPNAAIADENKLSSVGLGLAYESRNKFGNNGFH, from the coding sequence ATGACAACAGTTTCTTGCGGAATAGATTTTGGCACATCGAATACAAGCGTAGCCATTGATAAAGACGGCGAAATCAGCCTGGTACCCGTTGAGCAATCTCATGTAACTATACCCAGTGCCATCTTCTTTCAACGGACCGATAATAAAGGAGTGTATGGACGAATGGCCGTTAATTTATTCCTCGACCGTGAGCAGGGCCGTTTCATGCGTAGTTTAAAGCGGGTGCTGGGTACCTCGCTCATGAAACAGGGGACCGTCGTTAACGGTGTATCCATGAATTTCTCGGCCATCATAACGTCTTTTCTAGAACACGTAAAAAATAAAGCTGATTTGACTGCGGGTCAGGAAATTGAGCATGTCATTATGGGCCGCCCCGTTCATTTTGTCGACAACGACCCCGAAGCCGACATCCGGGCACAGGCCGAATTGAGTGTGATTGCCAAACGGATTGGATTTAAACACATCGACTTTCAGTTCGAGCCTATTGCTGCGGCCTTTGCTCACGAAGTTCGGCTGAGTGGCGAAAAGCTGGCCATTGTCGTCGATCTGGGTGGCGGAACGTCTGACTTTACCGTCATAAAACTCTCAAATAAATACATCCACAAGCCCGATCGAACGTCTGATATTCTGGCCAATACCGGCGTTCGGGTTGGGGGAAATGATTTTGATAAAGAGCTAAGTTTATCGGCCATTATGCCCGAACTGGGTTACCGCAGTACATATGGCGATAAAAATCTGGAAGTGCCTATAAAACAGTATCAGGATCTGGCCGAATGGAGTAAGGTGAACTTTTTGTATACCACCAAACTCATCATGCAAACCCGGCAGATCCTCCATCAGTCGCACGACAAAAAACGATACAGTCGGCTGTTGAACGTGCTGGAACACGAAACGGGGCACACGCTTTTGTCGGCTGCCGAGGAAACAAAAATTGCTCTTACAGACCATCAGCAGCATAAGGCTCTGTTCGATTTTATAGAAGAAGACTTTTCGATAACTATAAAACGTGATCTTTTTGAAAAGTCCATTCACGGCGAAGTTGAAAAAATAGCCGCTTCGGCCCGGCAGTGCCTTCAGGATGCGGGGGTTAAAAAGGAAGATATCGACCTTGTTATTCTCACCGGCGGCTCTACCGAAGTCCATTCCATACAAACCGAATTTAAACGACTCTTTCCCAATGCGGCCATTGCTGACGAGAATAAACTCTCCAGCGTTGGTCTCGGTCTTGCCTATGAGAGCCGGAATAAATTTGGCAATAACGGTTTTCATTGA
- a CDS encoding low affinity iron permease family protein produces MNTNSFTKFFERFASKATQATGSSTAFLMALLTIIIWIITGPVFGYSDTWQLVINTGTTIITFLMVFLIQKSQNKDSLAMQLKLNELIAVNNKASNRLLNVEDLTETELHALHQFFGKLVEKAKTEANLSESHSVEEAEDIHEDKVEVLRQRQADRRKNRPASKSTALPNVKPSKKSSSPKNTSNPDQ; encoded by the coding sequence ATGAATACCAATTCATTTACCAAATTTTTTGAGCGATTTGCCTCTAAAGCAACACAGGCTACAGGCTCTTCAACCGCTTTTTTGATGGCGTTACTTACGATCATCATCTGGATTATTACCGGACCTGTTTTTGGTTATTCAGACACATGGCAGCTTGTTATCAACACAGGTACGACAATCATTACCTTTTTGATGGTCTTTCTGATTCAGAAATCGCAGAATAAGGACTCATTGGCTATGCAGCTTAAACTCAATGAGTTGATTGCCGTAAACAACAAAGCCAGCAATCGGCTGCTAAATGTAGAAGATCTGACCGAAACAGAACTACACGCGCTACATCAATTCTTCGGCAAATTGGTCGAAAAAGCGAAAACAGAAGCAAACCTGTCTGAATCGCACTCCGTTGAAGAAGCCGAAGATATTCATGAAGACAAAGTTGAGGTTTTAAGACAACGGCAAGCCGATCGCCGGAAAAATAGACCAGCGTCAAAATCGACTGCTCTGCCGAATGTAAAACCATCCAAAAAATCGTCTAGCCCTAAGAACACCAGCAATCCCGATCAGTAA
- a CDS encoding PAS domain-containing sensor histidine kinase, with protein MNQPFAAQSTSLLPDEEALLRRSYDQLQTALSIGLIATWFWDIQTDKVYGDLNLFRLFGIPEHSLTVGLPLHTFTDQIHPDDQSRVTHLINEAIQSGTMYEAEFRTMPDGPMKWVLARGKATYDKDGQPLTLSGALVDVTERKQVELRSQIAETSLRLSVEAARMGTWDYQPLSGELTWSDRTKELFGLPLTAAIDYNVFLQCVHPDDREATDRAVQAILQPDSNGRFACEYRIVDTKGGLIRWIRSNGQAFFNEQGAVYQFIGTVIDITSDKENESLLQRRVEEQTYILEQQAHQLRTTLDASINSIIAMTALRDDTNTIVDFMMDTANEAVIKSNFMTPEQIIGRTLLTVFPGNKENGFFDLYVRVVETGKAEQSSQYYRDEFGLEGWFEVSAVKQGNDGVVVTYNNITERKRAELAALQQEKELKEANAELRRSNENLQQFAHIASHDLQEPLRRIQAFSDILQNQFVDSLSDGERDMVRRVQKSAQRMQLLIKDLLLYSQLSTQRDSFTTVSLTNVLSDVVSDLEMTISEKNATIDVAPLPQVYGSAPRLRQLFQNLITNALKFSSPGVLPLIQIRFRAAQPNELPADLHDQASQPFWLISVADNGIGFDERYKDRIFTPFQRLHNPATYSGTGIGLAICQRVTESHGGSIDVSSEENKGSTFKVFLPALV; from the coding sequence ATGAATCAGCCTTTTGCCGCTCAATCAACTTCTCTTCTACCAGACGAAGAAGCTTTGCTTCGACGTTCTTATGATCAATTGCAAACAGCCCTTAGTATTGGGTTGATTGCTACCTGGTTTTGGGACATCCAAACCGATAAAGTTTACGGCGACTTGAATCTTTTCCGGCTGTTCGGCATCCCAGAACATTCCCTAACAGTTGGACTTCCACTACACACATTTACAGATCAAATACATCCTGACGACCAGTCGCGGGTTACTCATCTCATCAATGAGGCCATTCAGTCAGGTACGATGTATGAAGCAGAATTCCGCACCATGCCTGATGGCCCCATGAAGTGGGTCCTTGCCCGGGGAAAGGCAACGTATGATAAAGATGGGCAACCCCTTACCCTGTCGGGAGCACTGGTCGATGTCACAGAACGCAAGCAGGTTGAACTGCGCTCACAAATAGCCGAAACCAGTCTTCGGCTTTCCGTTGAAGCGGCACGAATGGGCACCTGGGACTATCAGCCCCTTTCAGGTGAGTTAACGTGGTCTGATCGTACAAAAGAACTCTTTGGTCTCCCTTTAACAGCAGCTATAGACTACAACGTCTTTTTGCAGTGTGTTCATCCCGACGACCGAGAAGCAACTGACCGGGCTGTGCAGGCCATTTTACAGCCAGACAGCAACGGGCGATTTGCCTGTGAATACCGAATTGTGGACACTAAAGGCGGGCTCATACGTTGGATCCGATCAAACGGACAGGCTTTTTTTAACGAGCAGGGAGCTGTTTACCAATTCATTGGTACCGTCATCGACATTACTTCTGACAAAGAAAATGAGTCGCTCTTACAACGACGTGTTGAGGAGCAAACGTACATTCTGGAACAACAGGCACATCAATTGCGGACAACGCTGGATGCTTCCATCAATAGCATTATTGCCATGACCGCTCTACGAGACGACACTAATACGATTGTCGACTTCATGATGGATACGGCTAATGAAGCGGTCATAAAAAGTAATTTCATGACACCCGAGCAGATAATTGGCCGAACATTATTAACGGTTTTTCCGGGCAATAAAGAGAACGGCTTTTTTGATCTCTATGTACGGGTTGTTGAAACGGGCAAGGCGGAACAAAGCAGTCAATATTACCGGGATGAATTTGGTCTTGAAGGCTGGTTTGAAGTATCGGCGGTTAAGCAGGGTAATGATGGCGTGGTGGTTACTTATAATAACATCACCGAACGAAAACGGGCCGAATTGGCTGCTTTGCAACAAGAGAAAGAGCTCAAAGAAGCCAATGCTGAACTCCGCCGTTCCAATGAAAACCTTCAGCAATTTGCCCACATTGCCTCGCATGATTTGCAGGAACCACTCCGGCGCATCCAGGCGTTTAGTGACATCCTGCAAAACCAGTTTGTCGACAGTCTTTCCGACGGTGAGCGGGATATGGTTCGTCGTGTTCAGAAGTCAGCTCAACGAATGCAGTTGCTTATCAAAGACCTACTACTTTACTCGCAACTCAGTACCCAGCGCGACTCGTTCACAACGGTATCCCTTACGAACGTGCTTTCAGATGTCGTATCGGATTTAGAGATGACTATATCCGAGAAGAATGCAACTATTGATGTAGCCCCCTTGCCACAGGTTTATGGAAGCGCCCCGCGACTTCGGCAACTTTTTCAGAATCTGATCACCAACGCGCTCAAGTTTTCATCACCCGGCGTCTTACCGCTTATTCAAATTCGTTTCCGGGCGGCTCAACCTAACGAACTCCCCGCCGACCTGCACGATCAGGCAAGCCAGCCTTTTTGGTTGATTTCTGTGGCCGATAATGGCATTGGGTTCGATGAACGTTACAAAGACCGAATTTTTACACCCTTCCAGCGCTTACATAATCCAGCCACGTATAGTGGAACAGGCATCGGTCTGGCTATTTGCCAGCGCGTTACCGAGAGTCATGGCGGGAGCATCGATGTGAGCAGCGAAGAGAACAAAGGCTCAACCTTTAAAGTGTTTTTGCCTGCGCTTGTTTAA
- a CDS encoding biliverdin-producing heme oxygenase, with product MSDLLSRLRQETRPLHEETEQLFYTEALRNGTLSPIDYTHLLRTHLVFHQALETAIDSHADFFQDYEPEIRRKTSWLVADLAYLQATLPAPMPELFADWSPVALLGATYVGEGSMLGGTIIGRLLQQNEAIQPLLTHARFYQGYGPATGSNWKNFGTFLTQKGTPFADDVVASAGRAFALYQRVLLQNQPEISQIN from the coding sequence ATGAGTGATTTGCTGAGCCGGTTGCGGCAGGAAACGCGACCATTGCATGAAGAAACCGAGCAGCTTTTTTATACAGAAGCACTACGTAACGGTACGCTTTCGCCTATTGACTATACGCATTTATTGCGTACTCACCTGGTGTTTCATCAGGCGCTGGAAACGGCTATCGACAGCCATGCCGATTTTTTTCAGGACTATGAGCCCGAAATTCGCCGGAAAACTTCCTGGCTGGTAGCTGATCTGGCCTACTTACAGGCAACATTACCCGCGCCTATGCCCGAGTTATTTGCCGATTGGTCGCCCGTTGCCTTGTTGGGTGCTACCTACGTTGGTGAAGGATCTATGTTAGGCGGCACGATTATAGGGCGGCTGTTGCAGCAAAACGAAGCTATTCAACCCTTGTTGACACATGCCCGGTTCTATCAGGGTTACGGCCCCGCTACCGGTAGTAACTGGAAGAACTTCGGGACGTTCCTGACTCAGAAGGGTACACCTTTTGCCGATGATGTGGTGGCCTCGGCGGGTCGGGCATTTGCGCTTTATCAACGCGTTTTACTGCAAAACCAGCCAGAAATAAGCCAGATTAATTGA
- a CDS encoding response regulator: MIDVLYVEDNPNDADIFGRLIRKLNRSITYTVFSSGSEALDYLREQGRYEQQKTTLPKLLLLDLNLDGLSGLDVLEQTRAFARTRYLPIVAFSTSDNPKDIKSAYEAGINAYVVKPGSYQATGAVLEKMCDFWLENNTRIDYK, from the coding sequence ATGATCGACGTACTATATGTTGAAGACAATCCGAACGATGCGGACATATTTGGTCGCCTGATACGGAAACTGAATCGATCCATCACATACACCGTTTTCAGCAGCGGCTCCGAAGCCCTTGATTATTTAAGAGAGCAGGGGCGATATGAGCAACAGAAAACAACCCTGCCAAAACTGCTCCTCCTCGATCTGAATCTGGATGGTTTGAGTGGTCTTGACGTGCTGGAGCAAACGCGTGCCTTTGCGCGCACACGCTATCTGCCTATTGTGGCATTTAGTACGTCCGATAATCCTAAAGACATTAAATCGGCCTACGAAGCAGGTATCAATGCCTATGTGGTAAAACCCGGCAGCTATCAGGCAACAGGTGCTGTCCTTGAAAAAATGTGCGATTTCTGGCTGGAGAACAATACCCGAATTGACTACAAATGA
- a CDS encoding ATP-binding protein gives MTPSIIDLTNCEREPIHILGHIQSYGYLIAIQPDTYAIVHASDNIVDLTGIEAAQLLGQPISKLLTGTDLPGSTLIEILNVVGRNESWESMNPHRLHLNGKYWNLIIHYYKGLILLEWEPIGNDQNLSINQQLIAQALSEVQSSRTLDELLQNTARRVKSIIGYDRVMVYRFGPDWHGKVVAEEKDDDLEPFLGLHYPATDIPRQARELYKVNLVRMIADAGSVPSRILSKPGWPENQPLDLTHSVLRAVSPVHIEYLKNMGVQASMSISLLYRGELWGLISCHNTSPRFVDFPARQAAKFVSQLLSASLEFRKDKEDQTNLLQYQQTGQQLHEQLLLSDDVVRALTKLPITALHVTGATGAALLFNNKVYRLGATPDENAIRALGDWVGATGTESFLETNQLPNLYPPAETFRAVGAGLLTIVLSRELNEYLFWFKPERIEQVTWAGNPDKPVTVEDDGTRRLSPRKSFAAWTEIVHNTSEPWSEAEISVVVKLREDILQIVTKQANEIRLLNQRLQLAYEELDAFSYTVSHDLRTPLSSIRCYTEILVEEYGADLTPDAQALLQKVIDSTDRMRQLIRHILYYSRMGRSELDTQPIDMRQLLDGIREEIMVTTKDRLLHFDIGETPAIKADPTMALQLFTNLLSNAAKYTQLTTEAVVRIKGVQTDGEVIYSIEDNGIGFDMKQAGKIFDLFKRLENARAFDGSGVGLAIVKRIVNRHQGKIWFHSEPNQGTTFFVSFPVIPAT, from the coding sequence ATGACTCCATCAATTATTGATTTAACAAACTGCGAACGGGAGCCAATTCATATTCTCGGTCATATTCAATCCTATGGCTATCTGATTGCCATACAGCCCGACACGTACGCTATTGTTCATGCCAGCGATAATATAGTCGATCTAACTGGTATAGAGGCCGCGCAATTGTTGGGGCAACCTATTAGTAAGCTCCTGACCGGTACCGATCTACCCGGTAGTACGTTAATCGAAATTCTGAATGTAGTTGGTCGTAACGAATCGTGGGAGTCTATGAATCCACATCGGTTACACCTGAACGGTAAGTACTGGAACCTCATTATTCATTACTATAAGGGGCTGATTTTGCTCGAATGGGAACCCATTGGCAATGACCAGAACCTGTCGATCAATCAGCAACTAATTGCTCAGGCACTCAGCGAAGTACAATCCAGTCGAACCCTCGACGAACTGCTACAAAATACGGCCCGGCGTGTGAAAAGTATTATCGGCTATGACCGGGTAATGGTCTACCGGTTTGGGCCCGATTGGCATGGGAAGGTCGTTGCCGAAGAAAAAGACGATGATCTGGAGCCTTTTCTGGGTTTGCATTATCCGGCAACAGACATTCCCCGGCAGGCACGCGAATTATACAAGGTCAATCTGGTTCGTATGATTGCCGATGCGGGCAGTGTGCCATCCCGCATTCTGTCGAAGCCCGGCTGGCCTGAGAATCAACCGCTTGACCTGACACACTCGGTATTGAGGGCCGTGTCGCCGGTGCATATCGAATACCTCAAAAACATGGGCGTACAGGCGTCTATGAGTATTTCGCTGTTGTATCGGGGTGAGTTGTGGGGCTTGATTTCCTGCCATAACACCAGCCCTCGCTTTGTCGATTTTCCGGCACGGCAGGCAGCAAAATTTGTGAGCCAGCTGCTGTCGGCTTCTCTGGAGTTCCGCAAAGACAAAGAGGATCAGACAAACCTTCTTCAATACCAGCAAACAGGTCAGCAACTGCATGAGCAGCTCTTGCTGAGCGACGACGTGGTGCGTGCCCTCACGAAGCTCCCTATTACTGCCCTCCATGTGACCGGGGCCACCGGAGCCGCTTTACTGTTCAACAACAAGGTATATCGACTAGGTGCAACGCCAGATGAAAACGCCATTCGGGCACTAGGCGACTGGGTAGGAGCAACCGGTACCGAATCGTTTCTGGAAACCAACCAACTGCCCAATCTATACCCACCCGCCGAAACATTTAGGGCTGTGGGCGCGGGCTTATTGACCATCGTGCTGTCGAGGGAGTTGAACGAGTACCTTTTCTGGTTCAAGCCTGAGCGTATCGAACAGGTTACGTGGGCAGGCAACCCCGACAAGCCCGTAACCGTCGAAGATGATGGAACACGTCGGCTGAGTCCCCGTAAAAGTTTTGCCGCCTGGACCGAAATTGTGCATAATACGTCTGAGCCCTGGAGCGAAGCCGAAATTTCGGTTGTGGTGAAACTGCGGGAAGATATTTTGCAGATCGTAACGAAACAGGCCAACGAAATCCGGCTGCTGAACCAGCGGCTTCAACTGGCTTACGAAGAACTGGACGCCTTCAGTTACACGGTATCGCACGATTTACGGACGCCCTTATCGTCCATTCGGTGTTATACAGAAATTTTAGTTGAAGAATATGGGGCTGATCTGACGCCCGATGCACAGGCTCTACTGCAAAAAGTGATCGACTCGACTGATCGGATGCGCCAGCTTATTCGCCATATTCTGTACTATTCGCGAATGGGGCGCTCTGAACTGGATACGCAGCCGATTGATATGCGTCAACTGCTGGACGGCATCAGGGAAGAAATTATGGTAACGACAAAAGATCGTTTGCTCCATTTCGACATTGGTGAAACGCCGGCTATCAAGGCCGACCCTACTATGGCGCTCCAGCTGTTTACAAACCTGCTGAGTAATGCGGCCAAATACACCCAACTGACAACTGAAGCAGTGGTTCGGATTAAAGGCGTTCAAACCGATGGCGAAGTTATTTATTCGATTGAGGACAATGGCATTGGCTTCGATATGAAACAGGCCGGCAAAATATTTGACCTGTTCAAGCGGCTGGAAAATGCACGCGCCTTCGACGGGTCGGGGGTTGGGCTGGCCATTGTCAAACGCATTGTTAACCGGCACCAGGGCAAAATCTGGTTCCATAGCGAGCCAAACCAGGGCACTACCTTTTTTGTTTCATTTCCAGTAATACCGGCAACATAA